The Leptodactylus fuscus isolate aLepFus1 chromosome 3, aLepFus1.hap2, whole genome shotgun sequence genome has a segment encoding these proteins:
- the LOC142198650 gene encoding olfactory receptor 10T2-like: protein METKNTTAIFTEFVLLGFTTDPKINAALFVLFFIIYLVTLAGNILIIYIIIYNPKLHKPMYFFLCLLSILDLCSSTTVLPRLLADLFSTERTISFMACLLQIYAMLTVNESECQLLVVMAIDRYVAICHPLRYPVLMRWGNCYKMVSLVFVVSFIFIVVPSFFSSSALCANQINHFMCEMIGVVKLACEDTSSSELQIFSISFITLLLPLLLILLSYGCIISSVLKIPSAGRSKAFSTCTSHLAVVALSLGTAMLLYFGPSSMHSTDYEKYTSICYAILTPMLNPLIYSLNNREVKDAFKKFFTSF, encoded by the coding sequence ATGGAAACCAAGAACACGACCGCCATCTTTACAGAATTTGTTCTACTTGGATTTACTACGGACCCCAAGATAAATGCCGCGCTCTTTGTCTTATTCTTTATCATCTACCTGGTCACATTGGCTGGAAACatcctaataatatatataatcatCTACAACCCCAAGTTACATAAACCCATGTACTTTTTTCTTTGTCTATTATCCATTCTCGACTTGTGCAGTTCAACAACGGTTTTGCCCCGATTATTGGCCGACCTCTTCTCTACTGAGAGGACCATCTCATTTATGGCTTGTCTCCTTCAGATCTATGCCATGCTTACTGTGAATGAGTCCGAGTGCCAACTTCTTGTTGTGATGGCTATTGATCGCTATGTCGCCATATGTCACCCTCTCCGCTACCCGGTCCTGATGCGTTGGGGTAATTGTTATAAGATGGTGTCTCTAGTATTCGTTGTAAGCTTTATCTTTATTGTTGTCCCTTCATTTTTCTCTTCTTCTGCTCTGTGTGCTAACCAGATCAACCATTTCATGTGTGAGATGATTGGTGTTGTAAAATTGGCATGTGAGGACACGTCTTCTAGTGAACTTCAGATATTTTCTATCAGTTTTATCActctcctccttcctcttctgcTCATCTTACTATCTTATGGTTGTATCATATCTTCTGTACTAAAGATTCCATCGGCGGGAAGGTCTAAGGCTTTTTCCACTTGTACGTCCCATCTTGCGGTGGTGGCTTTGTCTCTTGGGACGGCCATGTTGCTGTATTTTGGCCCCTCGTCCATGCACTCTACAGACTACGAGAAATATACCTCTATATGTTATGCTATTCTAACCCCAATGCTGAATCCTCTCATCTATAGTCTCAATAATAGAGAGGTTAAAGATGCCTTCAAGAAGTTCTTCACAAGCTTTTGA